In Gossypium arboreum isolate Shixiya-1 chromosome 5, ASM2569848v2, whole genome shotgun sequence, a single genomic region encodes these proteins:
- the LOC108457847 gene encoding probable disease resistance protein At4g27220 isoform X2: MEAAAVGAQVSIVRLFTRPLIYHLNFKKYVQEFRIAETVLLARKADIESQLQEQLRYVGGRATRAVEIWLQKVLEVINDAQYVADMVRKGKYLSRSKVGKRVVQITLEMEELCAKVYSFKSLVVHDAPSIDIVGNSPVIEKIYNYLIGQEVRMIGVWGMGGSGKTTIMRHVYKKLQEEAKFSKMIWITVSQRFDIRKLQKDIAHLLSNDLSDDETTIERAAKLYEELRKTGSYLLILDDVWQSFSLENVGIPEPSADNGCKIVLTSRAREVVQKMGCKEVQVAVLSKDEAFQLFLSKVGEDVLSADPTIRPVMKNIVERCGGLPLAVVTVASSMRGVHDPLHWRDVLNQLKGSRDVQHDVFHIIKFSYDHLAETCKYCFLHCVLYPEDYRISKEEIIEYWIEEGLLDEMGSRKEMKIKGHVYLQRILDSCLLQGPNGKNIVMMHDVVRDMTLSLIAKDHGFFVKAGMKLKELPNELEEALDMEKVSLMENFISKIPPEMSPKSKKLTTLLLSGNSLEEIPESFFSHMHALKYLDLSRNPIKILPNSISNLENLTALLLSECKNLEEVPSLSKLLALKKLNLEKTKIKEVPQGMEFLVNLRYLNLRFISCLEEIPQGLLPKLLCLQYLAIHPTLSRPEEIMELSRLETFEGRFADLQDLSKYVDFLLEQSQRNIKYFILVGKTVEYKLHSCTNSVTVKDCITAGSRVLPSNVEEFGIEKCNDLSSLNGVSGLQVATFLKKCRIEECEGLESVFSSSCPPLKSLESLVLRHLKNLNVLVAYPDPFLQAFSSLKVLFLVKCPKIKILFSTKLLLLQHLINLVQVIVWGCDQMEEIIESEEEEKGEIVSDTTEFTFPNLKELGLWHLPELKSICSANRVMLCESLQKLEIWNCPKLKRIPLKLDISFDNGKVSHHSPLKDIKMKSNEWKSIEWDHPEAKKALLPLVRIM; this comes from the coding sequence ATGGAGGCAGCGGCGGTAGGGGCTCAAGTCTCCATTGTCAGACTATTTACGAGGCCTCTGATTTACcacctaaatttcaaaaaatatgtGCAAGAATTCAGAATAGCTGAAACTGTGTTGCTAGCCCGGAAGGCAGATATTGAATCTCAATTGCAAGAACAGCTTCGTTATGTGGGAGGAAGAGCAACGAGGGCAGTTGAAATTTGGCTACAAAAAGTACTGGAGGTTATTAATGACGCACAATATGTTGCAGATATGGTCAGGAAAGGGAAATATCTTTCGCGTTCTAAAGTAGGGAAGCGTGTTGTACAAATAACTCTTGAAATGGAGGAATTATGCGCAAAAGTTTATTCGTTTAAGAGCTTGGTGGTTCATGATGCTCCCTCGATTGATATTGTAGGTAATTCTCCTGTAATAGAGAAAATTTACAATTATTTGATAGGGCAGGAAGTTAGAATGATTGGAGTGTGGGGGATGGGAGGAAGCGGGAAAACCACCATAATGAGGCATGTTTACAAAAAATTGCAGGAAGaagctaaatttagtaaaatgaTTTGGATAACGGTATCCCAAAGATTTGATATCCGTAAGCTACAGAAGGACATTGCACACTTATTGAGTAATGACTTGTCAGATGATGAGACTACAATTGAACGTGCAGCAAAGCTATATGAAGAGTTGAGGAAAACAGGGAGCTACCTACTAATACTTGATGATGTATGGCAGAGTTTTTCTCTTGAAAATGTTGGAATCCCTGAGCCATCTGCAGATAATGGATGCAAGATAGTATTGACATCGCGTGCAAGAGAGGTTGTTCAAAAGATGGGTTGTAAGGAAGTCCAAGTGGCAGTACTTTCTAAGGATGAGGCCTTCCAGTTATTCTTAAGCAAAGTTGGAGAAGATGTGTTGTCGGCTGATCCAACCATACGACCAGTTATGAAAAATATAGTTGAGAGATGCGGTGGTTTGCCGCTTGCAGTTGTCACAGTAGCCAGTTCAATGAGAGGGGTACATGATCCTCTTCATTGGAGGGATGTTTTAAACCAATTGAAAGGAAGCAGAGATGTGCAGCATGATGTGTTCCATATTATTAAATTCAGTTATGATCATCTAGCAGAAACATGTAAATATTGTTTCTTACACTGCGTACTATATCCTGAAGACTATAGAATCTCAAAAGAGGAGATAATTGAATATTGGATAGAAGAAGGACTTTTAGATGAAATGGGGAGCAGAAAAGAAATGAAGATTAAGGGCCATGTTTATTTGCAAAGGATTTTAGATAGTTGCTTGCTACAAGGGCCCAATGGCAAGAACATTGTAATGATGCATGATGTTGTGAGAGATATGACACTGTCTTTGATAGCAAAAGATCATGGGTTTTTTGTGAAAGCTGGTATGAAATTGAAGGAGCTACCAAATGAACTAGAAGAGGCTCTAGATATGGAGAAGGTTTCCTTGATGGAGAATTTCATATCTAAAATACCTCCAGAAATGTCTCCAAAGAGTAAAAAGCTCACAACCTTGTTATTGTCAGGTAACTCCTTGGAAGAAATCCCTGAATCTTTCTTCAGCCATATGCATGCACTCAAGTATCTTGACCTTTCTAGAAATCCTATCAAAATTTTGCCAAATTCCATCTCCAATTTGGAGAATCTGACTGCATTACTACTTTCGGAATGCAAAAATTTAGAGGAGGTTCCCTCTTTATCGAAACTTCTAGCTTTAAAGAAGTTGAACCTtgaaaaaacaaaaatcaaagaGGTTCCTCAAGGTATGGAATTCTTGGTAAATCTAAGGTATCTCAATCTTAGATTCATTTCGTGTTTAGAAGAGATCCCGCAAGGTCTTTTGCCGAAACTCCTATGTCTTCAATACTTGGCAATACATCCAACACTGTCAAGACCAGAGGAGATAATGGAATTGAGCAGGTTGGAAACATTTGAAGGTAGGTTTGCTGATCTGCAAGACCTAAGCAAATATGTTGACTTTCTTCTGGAACAAAGTCAAAGGAACATCAAGTACTTCATTTTGGTGGGCAAGACTGTTGAGTATAAGTTACATTCTTGTACCAACTCTGTCACAGTAAAAGATTGTATCACCGCAGGCAGTCGTGTGCTTCCTTCGAATGTCGAGGAATTCGGAATTGAGAAGTGCAATGACTTGAGCAGCTTAAATGGAGTTTCTGGACTGCAAGTGGCAACCTTTTTGAAAAAATGCAGAATTGAGGAATGTGAAGGGCTGGAGTCTGTTTTTTCCTCTAGTTGTCCTCCACTTAAAAGCCTCGAGTCCCTAGTTCTTCGGCATTTGAAGAATCTGAATGTCCTAGTTGCGTATCCAGATCCATTCCTCCAAGCCTTTTCTTCTCTTAAAGTACTTTTCTTAGTTAAATGTCCCAAAATAAAGATTCTGTTCTCAACTAAGCTGCTGCTGCTGCAACATCTCATCAACTTGGTACAAGTCATTGTTTGGGGTTGTGATCAAATGGAGGAAATAATAGAatcagaagaagaagaaaaaggagaaatCGTTAGCGATACCACTGAATTTACATTTCCAAATTTAAAGGAACTGGGATTATGGCATCTACCAGAATTGAAGAGCATTTGCAGCGCAAACAGAGTAATGCTTTGTGAATCTCTCCAAAAGCTTGAGATATGGAATTGTCCGAAGTTAAAGAGGATTCCTCTGAAGCTGGATATTTCCTTTGACAATGGCAAAGTATCTCACCATTCTCCTCTAAAAGACATCAAGATGAAATCAAATGAATGGAAATCCATCGAGTGGGACCATCCCGAGGCTAAAAAGGCCCTTCTACCATTAGTGAGGATCATGTAG
- the LOC108457847 gene encoding probable disease resistance protein At4g27220 isoform X1 produces the protein MDVMEAAAVGAQVSIVRLFTRPLIYHLNFKKYVQEFRIAETVLLARKADIESQLQEQLRYVGGRATRAVEIWLQKVLEVINDAQYVADMVRKGKYLSRSKVGKRVVQITLEMEELCAKVYSFKSLVVHDAPSIDIVGNSPVIEKIYNYLIGQEVRMIGVWGMGGSGKTTIMRHVYKKLQEEAKFSKMIWITVSQRFDIRKLQKDIAHLLSNDLSDDETTIERAAKLYEELRKTGSYLLILDDVWQSFSLENVGIPEPSADNGCKIVLTSRAREVVQKMGCKEVQVAVLSKDEAFQLFLSKVGEDVLSADPTIRPVMKNIVERCGGLPLAVVTVASSMRGVHDPLHWRDVLNQLKGSRDVQHDVFHIIKFSYDHLAETCKYCFLHCVLYPEDYRISKEEIIEYWIEEGLLDEMGSRKEMKIKGHVYLQRILDSCLLQGPNGKNIVMMHDVVRDMTLSLIAKDHGFFVKAGMKLKELPNELEEALDMEKVSLMENFISKIPPEMSPKSKKLTTLLLSGNSLEEIPESFFSHMHALKYLDLSRNPIKILPNSISNLENLTALLLSECKNLEEVPSLSKLLALKKLNLEKTKIKEVPQGMEFLVNLRYLNLRFISCLEEIPQGLLPKLLCLQYLAIHPTLSRPEEIMELSRLETFEGRFADLQDLSKYVDFLLEQSQRNIKYFILVGKTVEYKLHSCTNSVTVKDCITAGSRVLPSNVEEFGIEKCNDLSSLNGVSGLQVATFLKKCRIEECEGLESVFSSSCPPLKSLESLVLRHLKNLNVLVAYPDPFLQAFSSLKVLFLVKCPKIKILFSTKLLLLQHLINLVQVIVWGCDQMEEIIESEEEEKGEIVSDTTEFTFPNLKELGLWHLPELKSICSANRVMLCESLQKLEIWNCPKLKRIPLKLDISFDNGKVSHHSPLKDIKMKSNEWKSIEWDHPEAKKALLPLVRIM, from the coding sequence GGACGTCATGGAGGCAGCGGCGGTAGGGGCTCAAGTCTCCATTGTCAGACTATTTACGAGGCCTCTGATTTACcacctaaatttcaaaaaatatgtGCAAGAATTCAGAATAGCTGAAACTGTGTTGCTAGCCCGGAAGGCAGATATTGAATCTCAATTGCAAGAACAGCTTCGTTATGTGGGAGGAAGAGCAACGAGGGCAGTTGAAATTTGGCTACAAAAAGTACTGGAGGTTATTAATGACGCACAATATGTTGCAGATATGGTCAGGAAAGGGAAATATCTTTCGCGTTCTAAAGTAGGGAAGCGTGTTGTACAAATAACTCTTGAAATGGAGGAATTATGCGCAAAAGTTTATTCGTTTAAGAGCTTGGTGGTTCATGATGCTCCCTCGATTGATATTGTAGGTAATTCTCCTGTAATAGAGAAAATTTACAATTATTTGATAGGGCAGGAAGTTAGAATGATTGGAGTGTGGGGGATGGGAGGAAGCGGGAAAACCACCATAATGAGGCATGTTTACAAAAAATTGCAGGAAGaagctaaatttagtaaaatgaTTTGGATAACGGTATCCCAAAGATTTGATATCCGTAAGCTACAGAAGGACATTGCACACTTATTGAGTAATGACTTGTCAGATGATGAGACTACAATTGAACGTGCAGCAAAGCTATATGAAGAGTTGAGGAAAACAGGGAGCTACCTACTAATACTTGATGATGTATGGCAGAGTTTTTCTCTTGAAAATGTTGGAATCCCTGAGCCATCTGCAGATAATGGATGCAAGATAGTATTGACATCGCGTGCAAGAGAGGTTGTTCAAAAGATGGGTTGTAAGGAAGTCCAAGTGGCAGTACTTTCTAAGGATGAGGCCTTCCAGTTATTCTTAAGCAAAGTTGGAGAAGATGTGTTGTCGGCTGATCCAACCATACGACCAGTTATGAAAAATATAGTTGAGAGATGCGGTGGTTTGCCGCTTGCAGTTGTCACAGTAGCCAGTTCAATGAGAGGGGTACATGATCCTCTTCATTGGAGGGATGTTTTAAACCAATTGAAAGGAAGCAGAGATGTGCAGCATGATGTGTTCCATATTATTAAATTCAGTTATGATCATCTAGCAGAAACATGTAAATATTGTTTCTTACACTGCGTACTATATCCTGAAGACTATAGAATCTCAAAAGAGGAGATAATTGAATATTGGATAGAAGAAGGACTTTTAGATGAAATGGGGAGCAGAAAAGAAATGAAGATTAAGGGCCATGTTTATTTGCAAAGGATTTTAGATAGTTGCTTGCTACAAGGGCCCAATGGCAAGAACATTGTAATGATGCATGATGTTGTGAGAGATATGACACTGTCTTTGATAGCAAAAGATCATGGGTTTTTTGTGAAAGCTGGTATGAAATTGAAGGAGCTACCAAATGAACTAGAAGAGGCTCTAGATATGGAGAAGGTTTCCTTGATGGAGAATTTCATATCTAAAATACCTCCAGAAATGTCTCCAAAGAGTAAAAAGCTCACAACCTTGTTATTGTCAGGTAACTCCTTGGAAGAAATCCCTGAATCTTTCTTCAGCCATATGCATGCACTCAAGTATCTTGACCTTTCTAGAAATCCTATCAAAATTTTGCCAAATTCCATCTCCAATTTGGAGAATCTGACTGCATTACTACTTTCGGAATGCAAAAATTTAGAGGAGGTTCCCTCTTTATCGAAACTTCTAGCTTTAAAGAAGTTGAACCTtgaaaaaacaaaaatcaaagaGGTTCCTCAAGGTATGGAATTCTTGGTAAATCTAAGGTATCTCAATCTTAGATTCATTTCGTGTTTAGAAGAGATCCCGCAAGGTCTTTTGCCGAAACTCCTATGTCTTCAATACTTGGCAATACATCCAACACTGTCAAGACCAGAGGAGATAATGGAATTGAGCAGGTTGGAAACATTTGAAGGTAGGTTTGCTGATCTGCAAGACCTAAGCAAATATGTTGACTTTCTTCTGGAACAAAGTCAAAGGAACATCAAGTACTTCATTTTGGTGGGCAAGACTGTTGAGTATAAGTTACATTCTTGTACCAACTCTGTCACAGTAAAAGATTGTATCACCGCAGGCAGTCGTGTGCTTCCTTCGAATGTCGAGGAATTCGGAATTGAGAAGTGCAATGACTTGAGCAGCTTAAATGGAGTTTCTGGACTGCAAGTGGCAACCTTTTTGAAAAAATGCAGAATTGAGGAATGTGAAGGGCTGGAGTCTGTTTTTTCCTCTAGTTGTCCTCCACTTAAAAGCCTCGAGTCCCTAGTTCTTCGGCATTTGAAGAATCTGAATGTCCTAGTTGCGTATCCAGATCCATTCCTCCAAGCCTTTTCTTCTCTTAAAGTACTTTTCTTAGTTAAATGTCCCAAAATAAAGATTCTGTTCTCAACTAAGCTGCTGCTGCTGCAACATCTCATCAACTTGGTACAAGTCATTGTTTGGGGTTGTGATCAAATGGAGGAAATAATAGAatcagaagaagaagaaaaaggagaaatCGTTAGCGATACCACTGAATTTACATTTCCAAATTTAAAGGAACTGGGATTATGGCATCTACCAGAATTGAAGAGCATTTGCAGCGCAAACAGAGTAATGCTTTGTGAATCTCTCCAAAAGCTTGAGATATGGAATTGTCCGAAGTTAAAGAGGATTCCTCTGAAGCTGGATATTTCCTTTGACAATGGCAAAGTATCTCACCATTCTCCTCTAAAAGACATCAAGATGAAATCAAATGAATGGAAATCCATCGAGTGGGACCATCCCGAGGCTAAAAAGGCCCTTCTACCATTAGTGAGGATCATGTAG